One Pseudomonas sp. FP1742 genomic window carries:
- a CDS encoding U32 family peptidase has translation MSLPKHHLELLSPARDVAIAREAILHGADAVYIGGPSFGARHNACNEVSDIAQLVEFARRYHARVFTTINTILHDNELEPARKLIHQLYDAGVDALIVQDLGVMELDIPPIELHASTQTDIRTLARAKFLDQAGFSQLVLARELNLQEIRAIADETDAAIEFFIHGALCVAFSGQCNISHAQTGRSANRGDCSQACRLPYTLKDEKGGVIAYEKHLLSMKDNNQSANIRALVEAGVRSFKIEGRYKDMGYVKNITAWYRQRLDDVLEDRPDLARASSGRTAHFFLPDPDKTFHRGSTDYFVSERKIDIGAFDSPTFTGLPVGVVEKVGKRDLLVVTHEPLSNGDGLNVLVKREVVGWRTNIAEAKGEFEEDGEKRYRYRVEPNEMPKGLHQLRPNHPLNRNLDHNWQQALLKTSAERRVGVAWVARLHEDRLELTATSEEGVSASVALDGPFGLANKPEQALEQLHDLLGQLGTTQYHATAIELDAPQAYFIPNSQLKALRREVIEALTTARINAHPRGGRKAETDPPPVYPESHLSFLANVYNQKARDFYHRHGVKLIDAAYEAHEETGEVPVMITKHCLRFSFNLCPKQAKGVTGVRTKVAPMQLVHGDEVLTLKFDCKPCEMHVIGKMKGHILDLPQPGSVTQPVVGYISPEDLLKTIPRAPH, from the coding sequence ATGTCCCTACCCAAGCATCACCTGGAATTGCTCAGCCCCGCCCGCGATGTGGCCATCGCCCGCGAGGCCATCCTGCATGGCGCCGATGCCGTGTACATCGGGGGCCCGAGCTTCGGCGCCCGCCACAACGCCTGCAACGAGGTGAGCGATATCGCCCAATTGGTGGAGTTCGCCCGTCGCTATCACGCCCGGGTGTTCACCACCATCAACACGATCCTGCATGACAACGAACTGGAGCCGGCGCGCAAGCTGATCCACCAGTTGTACGACGCCGGCGTCGACGCGCTGATCGTCCAGGACCTGGGCGTGATGGAGCTGGACATTCCGCCGATCGAGCTGCACGCCAGCACCCAGACCGATATCCGCACCCTGGCGCGGGCGAAGTTCCTCGATCAGGCCGGTTTCTCGCAACTGGTACTGGCCCGTGAGCTGAACCTTCAGGAGATCCGCGCGATTGCCGACGAGACTGACGCGGCCATCGAATTTTTCATCCATGGCGCGCTGTGCGTGGCGTTTTCCGGTCAGTGCAACATCTCCCATGCGCAAACCGGGCGCAGCGCCAACCGTGGCGACTGCTCCCAGGCCTGCCGCCTGCCGTACACCCTCAAGGACGAAAAAGGCGGTGTGATCGCTTACGAAAAACACCTGTTGTCGATGAAGGACAACAACCAGAGCGCCAACATCCGCGCGCTGGTGGAAGCCGGCGTACGCTCGTTCAAGATCGAGGGGCGCTACAAGGACATGGGCTATGTGAAGAACATCACCGCCTGGTATCGCCAGCGCCTGGACGACGTCCTCGAAGACCGCCCGGACCTGGCTCGCGCTTCCAGCGGCCGCACCGCGCACTTCTTCCTGCCGGATCCGGACAAGACCTTTCACCGTGGCAGCACCGACTACTTCGTCAGCGAGCGCAAGATCGACATCGGCGCCTTCGACTCGCCGACCTTCACCGGCCTGCCGGTGGGCGTGGTGGAGAAAGTCGGCAAGCGCGACTTGCTGGTAGTTACCCATGAGCCGCTGTCCAATGGCGACGGCCTCAATGTGCTGGTCAAGCGCGAGGTGGTGGGTTGGCGTACCAACATTGCCGAGGCCAAGGGCGAGTTCGAAGAGGACGGTGAAAAGCGCTACCGCTACCGTGTCGAGCCCAACGAGATGCCGAAGGGGCTGCATCAGTTGCGGCCGAACCACCCGCTGAACCGTAACCTCGACCACAACTGGCAGCAGGCCTTGCTCAAGACCTCCGCCGAGCGCCGGGTGGGTGTGGCATGGGTCGCTCGCCTGCATGAGGATCGCCTGGAGTTGACCGCCACCAGTGAGGAAGGTGTCAGCGCCAGTGTCGCCCTGGACGGTCCATTCGGTCTGGCCAACAAGCCGGAACAGGCGCTGGAGCAACTGCACGACCTGCTCGGCCAACTGGGCACCACTCAGTACCACGCCACGGCCATCGAGCTGGATGCACCGCAGGCATATTTCATCCCCAACTCGCAGCTCAAGGCCTTGCGCCGGGAAGTCATCGAGGCGCTGACCACGGCCCGCATCAATGCCCACCCACGGGGTGGTCGCAAGGCCGAGACCGATCCGCCACCGGTGTACCCGGAGTCGCATCTGTCGTTCCTGGCCAACGTCTACAACCAGAAAGCCCGCGACTTCTATCACCGTCACGGCGTCAAGCTGATCGACGCGGCCTATGAGGCTCACGAGGAAACCGGTGAAGTGCCGGTGATGATCACCAAGCACTGCCTGCGCTTCTCCTTCAACCTCTGCCCCAAACAGGCCAAGGGCGTCACCGGTGTGCGTACCAAGGTCGCGCCGATGCAACTGGTGCACGGTGACGAGGTATTGACGCTGAAGT